The Campylobacter sp. CNRCH_2014_0184h genome has a window encoding:
- a CDS encoding lysophospholipid acyltransferase family protein has translation MAKSFKINLLAFGIFLLQWLIFLTCRKVYLGQNLPKRSCVILFWHGRLALMPFAYRKMGIKGKKAYVMISHHKDGEIIARNIAFFGLDTLRGSTSKGALALLKQSFKILDQGDDVIITPDGPRGPYHSVSDGSVMIALKKNAPLFLLNYEASSFWEFKSWDKMILPKPFSKITYRLSEEIKIQNLNLEEAKVLIKEKFDMISQIDKG, from the coding sequence ATGGCGAAATCCTTTAAGATTAATCTTTTAGCTTTTGGAATTTTTTTATTACAATGGCTGATTTTTTTAACTTGTAGAAAGGTTTATTTAGGGCAAAATCTTCCAAAAAGATCATGTGTGATACTTTTTTGGCATGGGCGTCTTGCTCTAATGCCTTTTGCCTATCGTAAAATGGGTATTAAAGGAAAAAAGGCTTATGTGATGATTTCACACCATAAAGATGGAGAAATCATTGCTAGAAATATTGCCTTTTTTGGTTTGGATACTTTAAGAGGTAGTACAAGTAAAGGTGCTTTGGCTTTATTAAAACAATCTTTTAAAATTTTAGATCAAGGCGATGATGTGATTATCACTCCAGATGGGCCAAGAGGACCTTATCATAGTGTTTCAGATGGTTCTGTGATGATAGCTTTGAAAAAAAATGCTCCACTTTTTTTGCTAAATTATGAAGCAAGTTCTTTTTGGGAATTTAAAAGCTGGGATAAAATGATCTTACCTAAACCTTTTTCTAAGATTACCTATAGACTAAGTGAAGAAATCAAAATACAAAATTTAAATTTAGAAGAAGCTAAAGTATTGATAAAAGAAAAATTTGATATGATAAGTCAAATAGACAAAGGATAA
- the lgt gene encoding prolipoprotein diacylglyceryl transferase, protein MEFWQNIYANFDVVAFEIFGLKVHWYGIMYVLALLVALMVAKYYAIKDNMGISKAMLDSYFIWVEIGVILGARLGYILIYDAHTLWYLTHPWQIFNPFYNGEFVGIRGMSYHGAVVGFLIATYAFCKKNKQNLWKYLDLVAISVPCGYIFGRIGNFLNQELFGRATEVPWGIYVDGILRHPSQLYEAFLEGFVVFAILLLIKKYKKYNGELIAYYTILYALARFVCEFFREPDFGIGFVAFGMSMGQILSLLMFLLGLFLSFYLRNIKKNL, encoded by the coding sequence ATGGAATTTTGGCAAAATATTTATGCAAATTTTGATGTGGTAGCTTTTGAAATTTTTGGTTTAAAAGTGCATTGGTATGGCATTATGTATGTGTTAGCTTTGCTTGTTGCTTTAATGGTTGCAAAATACTATGCGATTAAAGACAATATGGGAATTTCTAAAGCTATGCTTGATAGCTATTTTATATGGGTAGAAATAGGGGTGATTTTAGGTGCAAGATTGGGTTATATTTTAATTTATGATGCGCATACTTTATGGTATCTTACTCACCCTTGGCAAATTTTTAATCCCTTTTATAATGGAGAATTTGTAGGGATTAGGGGTATGAGTTACCATGGAGCTGTTGTTGGATTTTTAATAGCAACTTATGCTTTTTGTAAAAAAAATAAGCAAAATTTATGGAAATATTTAGATTTAGTTGCTATTAGTGTACCATGTGGATATATTTTTGGTCGTATTGGAAATTTTTTAAATCAAGAGTTATTCGGTAGAGCTACGGAAGTACCTTGGGGTATTTATGTAGATGGGATATTGCGTCACCCATCGCAGCTTTATGAGGCATTTTTAGAAGGTTTTGTAGTTTTTGCTATTTTATTACTAATAAAAAAATATAAAAAATACAATGGAGAATTGATTGCTTATTATACGATTTTGTATGCTCTAGCGCGCTTTGTATGTGAGTTTTTTAGAGAGCCTGATTTTGGCATAGGCTTTGTTGCTTTTGGTATGAGCATGGGTCAGATATTAAGTTTATTAATGTTTTTATTAGGACTATTTTTATCTTTTTATTTAAGAAATATTAAAAAAAATTTATAA
- a CDS encoding HP0268 family nuclease translates to MDLKIARTSVDEKPKSISLESIEKAVDKEGQKFFYFDKDNAHKQLIALVEHFEKKGKCVYHRTIKYGLDDTDFMYEVHIL, encoded by the coding sequence ATGGATTTAAAAATAGCAAGAACCTCTGTTGATGAAAAGCCAAAAAGTATAAGTTTAGAAAGTATTGAAAAGGCTGTAGATAAAGAAGGTCAAAAATTTTTCTATTTTGATAAAGACAATGCACATAAGCAATTAATCGCTTTAGTAGAGCATTTTGAAAAAAAAGGAAAATGTGTTTATCATAGAACAATCAAATATGGTTTAGATGATACAGATTTTATGTATGAGGTACACATTCTTTGA
- a CDS encoding DUF829 domain-containing protein: MDKLCQKRDVFYIAGYDPRGYRHYYAMFKKNLAEQNTLLNYDYTLSKAQVNAYPSWQIQTPYTNTTYTFLGWNDIVKKNWSEGIKDALSDCYSFFRIYTITGLFLKFGKESPHQLITGYYPFFYVLLSLIFTLFCAFGSLLYLQNFHIVLGILAFILSLVFLPKMLYKLGKKLAVFWIARICSFCANWEKNSQGELELRIDDFARVIFEKLKENVNDKNYEIILSAHSVGTVLCINVLAKVLRKCEKENVSFKNLKVLTLGECIPLVSYQKRSFRFRKDLEYLGSKNLIWYDFTSIIDGACFAQVDFIRTSGVKAQFSPKYLSAKFHTLYKSKDYKKIKKDKYKAHFLYLFATQIQGVYDFFEFIIGKNKLEEKIK; the protein is encoded by the coding sequence ATGGATAAATTGTGTCAAAAAAGAGATGTTTTTTATATAGCTGGTTATGATCCTAGAGGATATAGGCATTATTATGCTATGTTTAAAAAAAATTTAGCTGAGCAAAATACACTTTTAAATTATGATTATACTTTATCAAAAGCTCAAGTTAATGCTTATCCTTCTTGGCAAATTCAAACCCCATATACAAACACCACTTATACTTTTTTAGGTTGGAATGATATAGTCAAAAAAAACTGGTCAGAGGGTATAAAAGATGCTTTGAGTGATTGTTATAGTTTTTTTAGAATTTATACCATCACAGGGCTTTTTTTAAAATTCGGTAAAGAATCCCCGCACCAACTTATCACAGGTTATTATCCATTTTTTTATGTACTTTTGAGTTTGATTTTTACTTTATTTTGTGCTTTTGGAAGTTTGTTATATTTGCAAAATTTTCATATTGTTTTGGGAATTTTAGCTTTTATTTTATCATTAGTATTTTTACCAAAAATGCTTTATAAATTAGGCAAGAAATTAGCTGTTTTTTGGATAGCTAGAATTTGTTCTTTTTGTGCAAACTGGGAGAAAAATTCTCAAGGTGAGCTTGAGTTAAGAATAGATGATTTTGCTAGAGTTATTTTTGAAAAATTAAAAGAAAATGTAAATGATAAAAACTATGAGATCATCTTAAGCGCACATAGCGTAGGAACGGTGCTTTGCATAAATGTTTTAGCAAAAGTACTTAGAAAATGCGAAAAAGAAAATGTTTCTTTTAAAAATTTAAAGGTTTTAACTTTAGGTGAATGTATACCTTTAGTAAGCTATCAAAAAAGATCTTTTAGGTTTAGAAAAGATTTAGAGTATTTAGGAAGTAAAAATTTAATATGGTATGATTTTACTTCTATTATTGATGGAGCTTGTTTTGCACAAGTTGATTTCATACGTACAAGCGGGGTAAAAGCACAATTTAGCCCAAAATACCTTTCGGCTAAATTTCATACCTTATATAAAAGCAAAGATTATAAAAAAATCAAAAAAGACAAATATAAAGCACATTTTTTATATTTATTTGCTACACAAATTCAAGGGGTATATGACTTTTTTGAATTTATCATAGGTAAAAATAAATTAGAAGAAAAAATCAAATAG
- a CDS encoding capsule biosynthesis protein yields MNLSKKLKKFSGKNVLLLQGPVGGFFRKIATKIPKAKVYKVNFNGGDFFFYPFKSINYTKSLAKLEDFYKKLFEEKQIQVILMYNDCRKVHEIAINVAKQMGIEVWIFEEGYIRPNFITFEKDGVNANSTLPREKEFYLSQKKFDKDFKFKTFSSTFRNMAFSSFLYWLFAFLFSWYFNNSLHHRSLKLFDFLPWLCSVYRKNKYKITEKSLNEKILSLKQKYFLAILQVHNDTQLSHHYKKTTEKFIEEVIISFANHAKAKSYLVFKHHPMDRGYRDYAKLIEDLSLKYNVEGRILYVHDLHLPTLLINTRGTIVINSTVGLSALYHNSPLKVMGKAFYDIEGLTYQKSLHAFWKECRAYKPDAVLHAKFRNYVIYKTQVNGNFFKNTSLD; encoded by the coding sequence ATGAATTTAAGTAAAAAGTTAAAAAAATTTTCTGGTAAAAATGTTTTATTGCTCCAAGGACCTGTGGGAGGATTTTTTCGTAAAATTGCTACAAAAATTCCAAAAGCTAAGGTTTATAAAGTAAATTTTAATGGTGGAGATTTTTTCTTTTATCCTTTTAAGAGTATTAATTATACTAAAAGTTTAGCCAAGCTTGAAGACTTTTATAAAAAGCTTTTTGAAGAAAAACAAATTCAAGTTATCTTAATGTATAATGATTGTAGAAAAGTACATGAAATAGCCATTAATGTAGCTAAACAAATGGGTATTGAAGTATGGATTTTTGAAGAAGGTTACATAAGACCAAATTTTATTACTTTTGAAAAAGATGGAGTGAATGCAAACTCAACTCTACCAAGAGAAAAAGAATTTTATCTAAGTCAGAAAAAATTTGATAAAGATTTTAAATTTAAAACTTTCTCAAGCACTTTTAGAAATATGGCCTTTTCTTCATTTTTATACTGGCTTTTTGCTTTTTTATTTTCTTGGTATTTTAATAATTCTTTACATCATAGAAGTTTAAAATTATTTGACTTTTTACCTTGGCTTTGTTCAGTATATAGAAAAAACAAATACAAAATCACAGAAAAGAGTTTAAATGAAAAAATTCTTTCCCTAAAACAAAAGTATTTTTTAGCTATTTTACAAGTGCATAATGATACTCAACTATCTCATCATTATAAAAAAACTACAGAAAAATTTATAGAAGAGGTAATCATCTCTTTTGCTAATCATGCTAAAGCAAAGTCTTATCTAGTTTTTAAGCACCATCCTATGGATCGTGGCTATAGGGACTATGCTAAACTTATAGAAGATTTGAGCTTAAAATACAATGTCGAGGGTAGAATTTTATATGTACATGACTTACACTTACCTACGCTCTTAATCAATACAAGAGGTACTATAGTCATAAATAGCACAGTAGGACTTTCTGCTTTATATCACAATAGTCCTTTAAAGGTTATGGGAAAAGCTTTTTATGATATAGAAGGTTTGACTTATCAAAAAAGCTTGCATGCTTTTTGGAAAGAATGCAGAGCATATAAACCTGATGCAGTTTTACATGCTAAATTTAGAAATTATGTGATATATAAAACCCAAGTCAATGGGAATTTTTTCAAAAATACTAGTTTAGATTAA
- a CDS encoding membrane protein has translation MKEKLAGTILLCAIVPLAVISYLFIVIVGTFGNPARVRQGVRALDHFVNATLFNGYAWESLSSHAWRERDKRWAKIVIKITDFFDKNHCQKANKREQPIVDLVLERKLTEQTVGKQL, from the coding sequence ATGAAAGAAAAATTAGCAGGAACCATACTACTTTGTGCTATCGTTCCTTTAGCGGTGATTAGTTATCTTTTTATTGTTATAGTGGGTACTTTTGGCAATCCTGCTAGGGTTAGACAAGGTGTGAGAGCGCTTGATCATTTTGTCAATGCTACTTTATTTAATGGTTATGCTTGGGAGTCTTTATCATCTCATGCTTGGAGAGAACGCGATAAAAGATGGGCTAAAATAGTTATTAAAATTACAGATTTTTTTGACAAAAATCACTGCCAAAAGGCAAATAAAAGAGAACAACCTATAGTAGATTTAGTTTTAGAAAGAAAACTTACCGAACAAACTGTCGGTAAGCAGCTTTAA
- the nusA gene encoding transcription termination factor NusA, producing the protein MEKITDIIESIANEKNLQIEDVRERVKKALINTAKKIYGDKYEFFVDSGKNLQLYQKIIVVADNDERLENENEHFIALSKARAEAKDVEIGDELTYECSLENLGRTAVNILHKELEYNIQKLLEEKIYEKYQKMVGHMVFGSVVRVDSEENTYVEIDEFRAYLPRKNRIKGEKFKVGDVIKAVIRHVYIDKSGMRMELSRTSPKFLEALLKAEVPEIKDGFINIYASARIPGERAKIILQANSPSVDAVGATVGIKGVRINAVSKELKNENIDCIEYSNEMAILITRSLAPAIINSVIIEDKKAIVTLNSEQKSKAIGKSGINIRLASMLLGYEIELNEVNNEDKTNNQEEAFKNLKALFGEN; encoded by the coding sequence ATGGAAAAAATCACAGATATAATTGAATCCATTGCTAATGAGAAAAATTTACAAATAGAAGATGTAAGAGAAAGAGTTAAAAAAGCACTTATTAATACTGCTAAGAAAATTTATGGTGATAAATATGAATTTTTTGTTGATTCAGGTAAAAATTTACAACTTTATCAAAAAATCATCGTAGTAGCTGATAATGATGAAAGATTAGAAAATGAAAATGAGCATTTTATCGCTTTAAGTAAAGCAAGAGCAGAAGCTAAAGATGTAGAAATTGGCGATGAGCTAACTTATGAATGCTCTTTAGAAAATTTAGGCCGCACTGCTGTAAATATCTTACATAAAGAATTAGAATACAATATACAAAAACTCTTAGAAGAAAAAATCTATGAAAAATACCAAAAAATGGTAGGACATATGGTTTTTGGTAGCGTAGTAAGAGTAGATAGTGAAGAAAATACTTATGTAGAAATTGATGAGTTTCGTGCATATTTACCTAGAAAAAATCGTATCAAAGGTGAAAAATTTAAAGTTGGCGATGTGATTAAAGCTGTTATTAGACATGTATATATTGATAAATCAGGTATGAGAATGGAGCTTAGCAGAACTAGTCCTAAATTTTTAGAAGCTTTATTAAAAGCTGAAGTTCCTGAAATCAAAGATGGTTTTATAAATATTTATGCAAGTGCAAGAATTCCAGGCGAGAGAGCAAAAATCATCTTACAAGCTAATAGCCCAAGTGTTGATGCAGTAGGAGCAACTGTGGGTATAAAAGGAGTTAGAATCAATGCTGTAAGCAAAGAATTAAAAAATGAAAACATTGACTGCATTGAGTATTCTAATGAAATGGCAATTTTAATCACTAGAAGCTTAGCTCCAGCCATTATAAACTCAGTTATTATTGAAGATAAAAAAGCTATTGTAACACTAAATAGTGAGCAAAAAAGCAAAGCCATAGGAAAAAGTGGTATTAATATACGCTTAGCTAGCATGCTTCTTGGATATGAGATAGAGCTTAATGAAGTAAACAATGAAGATAAAACTAATAACCAAGAAGAAGCATTTAAAAATCTTAAAGCTTTATTTGGAGAAAATTAA
- a CDS encoding fumarate reductase cytochrome b subunit, with product MSQLIEGFLGKSIDGKKSKMPAKLDYIQSATGLILGLFMWAHMLFVSTILVSDDFFDSVVHFLELKFIINSPMMSYITSFLAACVLVIFFVHAGLAMRKFPINFRQYQLCRTHLKYMNHGDSSLWWVQAATGFVMFFLGSAHLIFIITNADKISADMSGDRVVSHFMWLFYIALLICVELHGSIGLYRLCVKWGWFEGKDAKESRKKLKKAKWFISIFFLVLGVLSLAAFAKIGFNNYQNNSVAQIVKTYDGAKYEHTI from the coding sequence ATGAGCCAACTCATTGAAGGTTTTTTAGGCAAGAGTATTGATGGCAAAAAAAGCAAAATGCCAGCAAAACTTGACTATATTCAAAGTGCGACAGGCTTAATTTTAGGCTTGTTTATGTGGGCACATATGTTGTTCGTTTCTACCATTTTGGTTAGTGATGATTTTTTTGATTCAGTGGTTCACTTTTTAGAACTAAAATTTATCATTAATAGCCCTATGATGAGCTACATCACTTCTTTCTTGGCTGCCTGTGTTTTGGTTATTTTCTTTGTGCATGCGGGTCTTGCAATGAGAAAATTTCCTATTAATTTCAGACAATACCAACTTTGTAGAACACACTTAAAATATATGAATCATGGTGATTCTTCTTTATGGTGGGTTCAAGCTGCAACTGGTTTTGTAATGTTTTTCTTGGGTTCTGCGCACTTAATTTTTATCATTACTAATGCAGATAAAATCAGTGCTGATATGTCAGGTGATAGAGTAGTGAGCCATTTTATGTGGTTATTTTACATTGCCTTATTAATCTGTGTTGAGTTGCATGGTAGTATTGGTCTTTATAGATTATGTGTAAAATGGGGTTGGTTTGAAGGTAAAGATGCAAAAGAAAGTCGTAAAAAACTTAAAAAAGCAAAATGGTTTATTAGTATTTTCTTCTTAGTTTTGGGTGTATTAAGCTTAGCTGCTTTTGCAAAAATAGGCTTTAATAATTACCAAAACAACTCTGTAGCGCAAATAGTAAAAACTTATGATGGAGCTAAATATGAACATACAATATAG
- a CDS encoding membrane lipoprotein lipid attachment site-containing protein has product MKKILLFFSIILFLSACTGNQKTYYISMPNFKSTFEEHNNTNANSPKVKINDVEIIKNTFYSSYFEQSTLNQRINKSLELLKKQLLEDSKALLQSKGYIIDNENPDYAFNIVINASLYEDKVTRNSSLGGDSVESSFMIILEAQSHLNNLHQEDTFQSTTSSAKLNDPIILNYPIKGQASIESFREVYSAVPTQVNESLAASALEIDKVFVAFYKEIASSLKTSIKEIKEKPKTQENSEVQDAKQDDKKEEKATPYQNNEVIIFE; this is encoded by the coding sequence ATGAAAAAAATATTATTATTTTTTAGCATAATTTTATTTTTAAGTGCTTGCACTGGTAATCAAAAAACTTATTATATTTCTATGCCAAATTTTAAAAGTACTTTTGAAGAACACAACAACACAAATGCTAATAGTCCTAAAGTCAAAATCAATGATGTAGAAATTATAAAAAATACTTTTTATAGTTCATATTTTGAGCAATCTACCCTAAATCAAAGAATTAATAAAAGCTTAGAATTACTCAAAAAACAACTTTTAGAAGATAGCAAAGCATTGCTTCAAAGTAAAGGATATATTATAGATAATGAAAATCCTGATTATGCTTTTAATATAGTTATCAATGCTAGTTTATATGAAGATAAGGTTACAAGAAATTCAAGTCTTGGAGGCGATAGTGTGGAATCTTCTTTTATGATTATTTTAGAAGCTCAAAGTCATTTAAACAATTTGCACCAAGAAGATACTTTCCAAAGTACAACAAGCTCAGCAAAATTAAACGATCCTATTATTTTAAATTATCCTATAAAAGGACAAGCAAGCATAGAAAGCTTTAGAGAGGTATACAGTGCTGTTCCAACCCAAGTTAATGAAAGTCTTGCAGCAAGTGCTTTAGAAATTGATAAAGTTTTTGTTGCTTTTTATAAAGAAATCGCATCTAGTTTAAAAACGAGTATAAAAGAAATCAAAGAAAAACCAAAAACACAAGAAAACTCAGAAGTTCAAGATGCAAAACAAGATGATAAAAAAGAAGAAAAAGCTACTCCTTATCAAAATAATGAAGTAATCATTTTTGAATAG
- a CDS encoding cytochrome P450, with amino-acid sequence MGQCPFHPKPYKNKASTLTTFLLKRRSWLDGLYERSYKMMMGRVKMPGFDLYVVNDPKEVRRIMIDEVREYPKSQLLHELLEPLLGISIFTTNDRVWEKQRELLRPSFEMTRISKVFNLMSEAASDMMARFAKYEDKAIIEVDEAMTFVTADVIFRTIMSSKLDEQKGKLVLDAFVTVQEETVKTAMRRMFRFPTWLSNLLGERKRLKAGTTIRKVLSDIIKPRYDNALNDQGKYEDILSSLLMVVDADTNERFSFNEILDQVAMLFLAGHETTASSLTWTLYILSISPKEQQKAYEEIIQVVGDEEFKIEHIRAMKYLTNVFKESLRLYPPVGFFAREARNDNKMRDKLIKKGSGVVVAPWLIHRHDSFWENPHEFDPSRHEDKSKIKKDTYMPFGMGERVCIGQGFAMQEAVLILANILRTYKLELEENFVPDIVGRLTIRSANGMNIRFIKRQK; translated from the coding sequence ATGGGTCAGTGTCCCTTTCATCCAAAGCCTTATAAAAATAAAGCTTCTACATTAACCACTTTTTTACTAAAAAGAAGATCATGGCTTGATGGGCTTTATGAGCGAAGCTATAAGATGATGATGGGCAGAGTAAAAATGCCTGGATTTGATCTATATGTGGTAAATGATCCAAAAGAAGTTAGACGCATTATGATAGATGAGGTTAGAGAATACCCAAAAAGCCAACTTTTACATGAGCTTTTAGAGCCACTTTTGGGCATAAGCATTTTTACAACTAACGACAGAGTATGGGAAAAGCAAAGAGAGCTTTTAAGACCTTCTTTTGAAATGACAAGGATTTCTAAGGTTTTTAATTTAATGAGTGAAGCAGCTTCTGATATGATGGCAAGATTTGCAAAGTATGAAGATAAAGCGATTATAGAAGTAGATGAAGCTATGACTTTTGTAACTGCAGATGTGATTTTTAGAACTATCATGTCATCAAAACTTGATGAGCAAAAAGGCAAACTTGTTTTAGATGCTTTTGTAACTGTGCAAGAAGAAACAGTTAAAACAGCTATGCGAAGAATGTTTCGCTTCCCAACTTGGCTTTCAAATCTTTTGGGCGAGAGAAAAAGACTTAAAGCAGGCACTACTATACGCAAGGTTTTATCAGATATTATAAAACCAAGATATGACAATGCTCTAAATGATCAAGGAAAATATGAAGATATTTTATCATCATTGCTTATGGTAGTCGATGCAGATACTAATGAGAGATTTTCTTTTAATGAAATTTTAGACCAAGTTGCCATGCTTTTTTTAGCAGGTCATGAAACCACTGCAAGCTCACTAACTTGGACGCTATATATTTTAAGTATTTCTCCAAAAGAACAACAAAAAGCCTATGAAGAAATCATACAAGTTGTAGGTGATGAAGAGTTTAAAATAGAACATATTAGAGCGATGAAATATCTTACAAATGTGTTTAAAGAAAGTTTAAGACTTTATCCACCAGTTGGCTTTTTTGCTAGAGAAGCAAGAAATGATAACAAAATGAGAGATAAACTTATCAAAAAAGGTTCAGGTGTAGTGGTAGCTCCATGGCTTATCCATAGACATGATAGTTTTTGGGAAAATCCGCATGAGTTTGATCCAAGTCGCCATGAAGATAAAAGCAAGATTAAAAAAGACACTTATATGCCTTTTGGTATGGGAGAGCGTGTGTGTATAGGGCAGGGCTTTGCTATGCAAGAGGCTGTTTTGATTTTAGCTAATATTTTAAGGACTTATAAGTTAGAATTAGAAGAAAATTTTGTACCTGATATAGTAGGAAGACTGACTATAAGATCAGCAAATGGTATGAATATAAGATTTATAAAAAGGCAAAAATGA
- the miaB gene encoding tRNA (N6-isopentenyl adenosine(37)-C2)-methylthiotransferase MiaB gives MSKKLFIQTLGCAMNVRDSEHMIAELKEKENYELTQDAKEADLILINTCSVREKPVHKLFSEVGSFEKIKKNGAKIGVCGCTASHLGDEIFKRAPNVDFVLGARNVSKITKAVNTPKFLGNDIDFDESNYAFADFRNSLYKTYINISIGCDKHCTYCIVPHTRGDEISIPFEIIKNEALKAVSKGAKEIFLLGQNVNNYGKRFSNAHEKINFSDLLERLSEIEGLERIRFTSPHPLHMDDRFLEVFSKNPKVCKSMHMPLQSGSSEILKAMKRGYTKEWYLDRALKLRSMCKDVSISTDVIVAFPGESDKDFEDTMDVLEKVRFEQMFSFKYSKRPLTKAATMPNQIPDDIASKRLSILQARHTEILDEIVAKQKDKEFEVLFEELRSEGFVAGRSDNNFLIQVKGSEELLGQMKKVKITNPRRMVLNGEIL, from the coding sequence TTGAGTAAAAAACTTTTTATACAAACTTTAGGTTGTGCTATGAATGTGCGTGATTCAGAGCATATGATAGCTGAACTTAAAGAAAAAGAAAATTATGAATTAACTCAAGATGCAAAAGAAGCAGATTTGATTTTAATCAATACTTGTTCAGTGCGTGAAAAGCCTGTACATAAGCTTTTTTCAGAAGTTGGAAGTTTTGAAAAAATCAAAAAAAATGGAGCTAAAATAGGAGTTTGTGGTTGCACTGCTTCACATTTAGGAGATGAGATTTTTAAGCGTGCTCCTAATGTGGATTTTGTTTTGGGTGCTAGAAATGTTTCTAAAATCACAAAGGCTGTAAATACTCCAAAATTTTTAGGTAATGATATAGATTTTGATGAGAGTAACTATGCTTTTGCAGATTTTAGAAATAGCCTTTATAAAACCTATATTAATATCTCCATAGGTTGTGATAAACATTGTACTTATTGTATAGTGCCTCATACAAGAGGAGATGAGATTTCCATACCTTTTGAGATTATTAAAAATGAAGCATTAAAAGCTGTTTCCAAAGGTGCTAAAGAGATTTTTTTGCTAGGACAAAATGTTAATAATTATGGCAAAAGATTTTCTAATGCACATGAAAAGATTAATTTTTCAGATCTTTTAGAAAGACTAAGTGAAATTGAAGGTTTAGAGCGTATCCGTTTTACAAGTCCACATCCATTGCATATGGATGATAGATTTTTAGAGGTTTTTTCTAAAAATCCTAAAGTTTGTAAGTCTATGCATATGCCTTTACAAAGTGGTTCGAGTGAAATTTTAAAGGCTATGAAACGCGGTTATACTAAAGAGTGGTATTTAGATAGAGCATTGAAACTTCGTTCTATGTGTAAAGATGTGAGCATTTCTACTGATGTGATTGTAGCTTTTCCAGGTGAGAGTGATAAAGATTTTGAAGATACTATGGATGTACTTGAAAAAGTGCGTTTTGAGCAAATGTTTTCTTTTAAATACTCTAAAAGACCACTAACTAAAGCTGCAACTATGCCAAATCAAATTCCTGATGATATAGCTTCAAAACGCTTGAGTATTTTACAAGCAAGACATACAGAAATTTTAGATGAAATTGTTGCAAAACAAAAAGATAAAGAATTTGAAGTTTTATTTGAAGAATTAAGAAGTGAAGGTTTTGTAGCAGGTAGAAGTGATAATAACTTTTTGATTCAAGTTAAAGGCAGTGAAGAGTTATTAGGACAAATGAAAAAAGTAAAAATCACCAATCCTAGGCGTATGGTGTTAAATGGCGAAATCCTTTAA